A genomic stretch from Limanda limanda chromosome 11, fLimLim1.1, whole genome shotgun sequence includes:
- the sh3bp5la gene encoding SH3-binding domain protein 5-like, a, with the protein MEPGDLRESPAGSGESDAGDWREGIPGGDGEEEEVKAAETNGTAMEATLRDTCGESEKQKGGGDPLHSPYEEELDPRIQEELEHLNEASAEINKLELQLDDARSGYRKILTDSARKLNAQSSQLGGCIEKARPYYEARRLAKEAQQETQKAALSYERAVSMHTAAREMVYVAEQGLMADGKNTLDPTWQEMLNHATSKVNEAEEERLRSEREHMRVTHACQEAEARVQMLQKSLKRVILKSKPYFELKAQFNHILEENKAKVLQLEQQVAKVKTRYSIALRNLEQISEQIHAQRGRDQVEGGRPTVCGGRSPPVGAESDMKEEEGGACGGGGSSGKDLVDKYKENENERERERAGSDSLSVFSLQTIASDLEKYDSIEHLGDFSDVGSVTGDEGEKERGGVTDRREKLMEASARERQQQFYKQHHRSFSL; encoded by the exons ATGGAGCCGGGCGACTTGCGGGAGAGCCCCGCCGGGTCCGGGGAGTCAGACGCCGGGGACTGGAGAGAGGGGATCCCCGGCGgggatggggaggaggaggaggtcaaggCTGCCGAAACCAACGGGACCGCAATGGAGGCGACCCTGAGGGACACCTGCGGGGAAAGTGAGAAGCAAAAAGGCGGTGGAGACCCTCTGCACAGCCCGTACGAGGAGGAGCTGGACCCCCGGATCCAG GAAGAGTTGGAACATCTCAACGAAGCCAGTGCAGAAATCAACaaactggagctgcagctggat GATGCCAGGTCAGGGTACCGGAAGATCCTGACTGATTCTGCCAGGAAGCTGAACGCTCAGAGCTCTCAGCTGGGTGGCTGCATAGAGAAAGCTCGACCGTACTACGAAGCTCGCCGCCTTGCAAAAGAG GCACAGCAGGAGACGCAGAAGGCAGCTCTGAGCTACGAGAGAGCGGTTTCTATGCACACAGCTGCCAGGGAGATGGTTTACGTGGCAGAGCAGGGCCTGATGGCCGATGGGAAGAACACCCTGGATCCCACCTGGCAGGAGATGCTCAACCATGCTACCTCCAAG GTGAacgaagcagaggaggagcgacTCCGCAGTGAGAGGGAGCACATGCGTGTCACACACGCCTGTCAGGAGGCCGAGGCTCGGGTTCAGATGCTGCAAAAGTCCCTTAAGAGAGTCATCCTGAAATCCAAACCTTATTTTGAGCTGAAGGCTCAGTTCAACCACATACTGGAG GAGAACAAGGCCAAAGTGCTGCAGCTCGAGCAGCAAGTCGCCAAAGTGAAGACCCGCTACTCCATCGCCCTGAGGAACCTGGAGCAAATCAGCGAGCAGATCCACGCTCAGAGGGGGAGGGACCAGGTCGAGGGAGGGCGCCCCACTGTGTGCGGAGGGCGGAGCCCCCCCGTCGGAGCCGAGTCCGacatgaaagaagaagaaggcggagcctgcggcggcggcggctcgtCCGGGAAAGATCTGGTGGACAAATACAAGGAGaatgagaatgagagagagagagagcgagccgGATCGGATTCCCTCTCGGTCTTCAGCCTGCAGACCATCGCTTCCGACCTGGAGAAATACGACTCCATCGAGCACCTTGGGGACTTCAGCGATGTGGGCAGCGTGACGGGGGACGAGGGTGAGAAAGAGCGAGGCGGCGTGACGGACAGGAGAGAGAAGCTGATGGAGGCATCTGCCAGGGAGCGGCAGCAGCAGTTCTACAAGCAGCACCACCGCAGCTTCAGTTTGTGA
- the mgat1a gene encoding alpha-1,3-mannosyl-glycoprotein 2-beta-N-acetylglucosaminyltransferase a: MFRKKGSLILCGMFVFITWNAILVLLLRGRPAPVPSGAPSQEKREVGQMPTNDVVGDVLRMADVFEAELELQKKILIQIKSHHALWEPSNRNKQKVVAAPAPEPVIPILVIACNRVTVRRCLDKLLQHRPSAELYPIIVSQDCGHAETAEVIRSYGDKVTHLKQPNLSDVAVRPEHRKFQGYYKISRHYHWALNQVFKTLSHSSVVIVEDDLEVAPDFFEYFRSMLPLLKSDPSLWCVSAWNDNGRDGYVDPGKADVLYRTDFFPGLGWMLVREVWEELEPKWPAAFWDDWMRQPEQRRDRACIRPEVSRTLTFGRQGVSLGQFYDKYLRYIKLNAEFVPFTKLDLSYLKEETYRNNLEKEVYSAPVVTYEDVKQGQLKGPGPFRLQYSSKDSFKVQAKNLGIMDDLKSGVPRTGYRGVVSFISRGKRIYLAPPPGWTKYDRTWS, encoded by the exons ATGTTCCGCAAGAAAGGCTCCCTCATACTATGTGGTATGTTCGTGTTTATCACCTGGAATGCCATACTGGTGCTTCTGCTGCGGGGCAGGCCCGCACCCGTGCCGTCGGGCGCGCCTAGCCAAGAAAAGAGGGAAGTGGGTCAAATGCCTACGAATGATGTCGTGGGAGACGTGCTCCGAATGGCCGACGTGTTCGAGGCAGAGCTCGAACTGCAGAAGAAAATCCTGATCCAGATCAAGAGTCACCATGCACTGTGGGAGCCGtcgaacagaaacaaacagaaggtTGTAGCCGCACCTGCACCTGAGCCTGTCATTCCTATCCTGGTTATTGCCTGTAACAGGGTCACTGTGAGACGCTGCTTGGACAAACTCCTGCAGCACCGTCCCTCAGCAGAGCTTTACCCAATCATAGTGAGTCAAGACTGTGGACACGCTGAGACTGCTGAAGTGATTCGCTCTTACGGAGATAAAGTGACTCATCTAAAACAGCCGAACTTGTCAGACGTCGCTGTGCGGCCAGAGCACAGGAAGTTTCAGGGTTACTACAAAATCTCCAGGCATTACCACTGGGCTCTCAACCAAGTGTTCAAGACCCTGTCTCATTCCTCTGTTGTGATTGTAGAGGATGATTTGGAG GTGGCACCAGACTTCTTCGAGTACTTCCGCTCCATGCTGCCACTTTTGAAATCCGATCccagtctgtggtgtgtgtctgcctggAATGACAATGGCAGGGACGGGTACGTGGATCCTGGGAAGGCTGATGTGCTCTACCGGACGGACTTCTTCCCTGGTCTGGGTTGGATGCTCGTCAGGGaggtgtgggaggagctggagcccaAATGGCCTGCTGCATTCTGGGACGACTGGATGCGTCAGCCAGAGCAGCGCCGCGACCGGGCCTGCATTCGCCCTGAAGTCTCACGGACTTTAACGTTTGGCCGTCAAGGTGTGAGTCTGGGTCAGTTTTACGACAAGTACCTGCGCTACATTAAACTGAATGCCGAATTTGTGCCTTTCACAAAGTTAGACCTAAGCTACTTGAAGGAGGAGACGTACAGAAACAATTTAGAAAAGGAAGTTTACAGTGCTCCTGTGGTTACATATGAAGATGTAAAGCAGGGGCAGCTAAAAGGACCTGGGCCCTTCCGCCTTCAATACTCAAGCAAGGACAGTTTTAAAGTGCAGgccaaaaacttgggcatcatGGATGACTTGAAGTCTGGAGTCCCAAGGACAGGATACAGAGGAGTCGTCAGTTTCATCTCAAGAGGGAAGAGAATCTAcctggctcctcctccaggatggaCGAAGTATGATCGCACCTGGAGCTGA
- the LOC133014674 gene encoding uncharacterized protein LOC133014674, translating to MASTPSASALSSVLRCRGNIWARNPPTKRPAPAERPRPARPSAWGEVRGRLTVTCVSLQADDGKVSRGKDFSEINNKSYDPKRSRCLAPGVHTALVRSLTHRLTPNRPGLDKRSRMIQVIQCGTYAAHVCHCIPLRGSSEWPAAVWKVSITSPCLNAGQLSSVRTCLKSPCVSLTALLSHFMWTRSDDATLSPQEEDSLKDDHLRESGQIVSSTSLTSSENKCGQRVTEDRPD from the exons ATGGCCTCCACACCCTCTGCCTCCGCCCTGTCCTCGGTCCTCCGGTGCAGAGGGAATATCTGGGCCAGGAACCCGCCGACCAAGCGGCCTGCCCCCGCCGAGCGCCCCCGGCCAGCCCGGCCCTCCGCCTGGGGGGAGGTGAGGGGGAGGCTGACTGTGacgtgtgtgtccctgcaggcGGATGATGGTAAAGTGTCGAGAGGAAAAGATTTCAGCGAgattaataataaatcatatGATCCAAAACGCTCCCGCTGCTTGGCGCCCGGTGTCCACACCGCGCTGGTGCGTTCGCTGACGCACAGACTGACACCGAACCGGCCCGGGTTAGATAAACGCTCCAGGATGATCCAAGTGATCCAATGCGGGACATATGCGGCCCACGTCTGTCACTGTATCCCTCTGAGGGGAAGCAGCGAGTGGCCGGCTGCAGTTTGGAAAGTTTCCATAACGTCCCCGTGTTTGAATGCAGGACAGTTGTCCTCGGTGCGGACGTGTTTGAAGAGTCCCTGCGTGTCTCTGACTGCTCTGCTGTCTCACTTCATGTGGACGAGGTCTGATGATGCAACACTTAGcccacaggaggaggacagccTCAAAGACGACCACCTGCGG GAGAGTGGACAGATCGTCAGCTCCacatctctcacctcctctgagaACAAGTGTGGACAGAGGGTCACAGAGGACAGACCCGACTGA
- the rnf183 gene encoding E3 ubiquitin-protein ligase RNF183, with translation MSDNMERQRHEGSRSQSQGPQLAPNVKPKMGQKEKSSKDDQLKKEKTPKLRRSRSIDSERGERGRGRERDRHHREGRQRGRSEEARRRDRKDRESDRRKVKPPENDVEDTECAICFCSYDNIFKTPKLLVCGHTFCLECLARINVTSSELKTLSCPVCRELTEIPHGKDLPRLGNNEDIIGKLPADMQRVLSIRFKRNKGKLVLKNPPPISPTKPTALTLPIKSQDEQVTAGGDLELNAMEQSMQATMVDVGRPPSRVRGRLRRLFRSDRCYYAVVVTIIIITASLMLVGILAFVIVPNMFIHRLPVPPTNQTSPGTPGSGGAP, from the coding sequence ATGAGCGATAACATGGAGAGACAACGGCACGAGGGGAGCCGCAGCCAGAGCCAGGGACCCCAACTGGCCCCCAACGTCAAGCCCAAAATGGGCCAGAAGGAGAAGAGCAGCAAGGACGACCAGTtgaagaaggagaagacacCAAAACTTCGACGATCCAGGAGTATAGACTCAGAGAGGGGCgaaagagggagggggagagaaagagacaggcaCCACAGAGAGGGACGACAGCGTGGACGGAGCGAGGAGGCCCGGAGACGAGACAGGAAAGATAGGGAGAGCGACCGCAGGAAGGTGAAGCCCCCTGAAAATGACGTGGAGGACACCGAGTGCGCCATTTGCTTCTGCTCCTACGACAACATCTTCAAGACCCCAAAGCTGCTGGTGTGCGGGCACACCTTCTGTCTGGAGTGCCTCGCTCGCATCAACGTGACCTCCTCTGAGCTCAAGACTCTGTCGTGCCCCGTGTGTCGTGAGCTGACCGAGATCCCACATGGCAAGGACCTGCCACGCCTGGGCAACAATGAGGACATCATCGGCAAACTCCCAGCGGACATGCAGAGGGTACTGTCCATCCGCTTCAAGCGCAACAAGGGAAAACTGGTCCTGAAGAACCCTCCTCCCATCAGCCCCACCAAGCCTACAGCCCTAACTCTGCCTATAAAGAGTCAGGACGAGCAGGTGACAGCTGGCGGTGACCTCGAACTCAATGCAATGGAGCAGAGTATGCAAGCCACTATGGTGGATGTAGGGCGGCCTCCAAGCAGGGTGAGAGGTCGCCTGCGAAGGTTGTTCCGCTCGGACCGGTGTTACTACGCCGTGGTGgtgaccatcatcatcatcactgcctCCCTCATGCTGGTGGGGATTCTGGCCTTTGTGATCGTACCGAACATGTTCATTCACCGGCTGCCCGTTCCTCCAACAAACCAGACGTCACCCGGTACACCAGGAAGTGGAGGTGCACCCTGA
- the LOC133014153 gene encoding pre-mRNA-splicing factor ATP-dependent RNA helicase DHX16-like isoform X2, with the protein MVHADNARMNFVVPGGDHLVLLNVYTQWMESGFSTQWCYENFIQFRSMRRARDVREQLEGLMDRIEVEVVSSPEDSVPIRKAVTAGYFYHTSRLSKGGYKTVKHQQAVYTHPNSSLFEELPRWLIYHELVFTTKEFMRQVICISRSNICCVAVAVVCFSDACFRECETQKTASV; encoded by the exons ATGGTGCACGCCGACAACGCCAGGATGAACTTCGTGGTGCCAGGGGGAGACCACCTGGTGCTGCTCAACGTCTACACACAG TGGATGGAGAGCGGCTTCTCCACACAGTGGTGCTACGAGAACTTTATCCAGTTCCGCTCCATGAGACGAGCCCGGGACGTAAGGGAGCAGCTGGAGGGTCTGATGGATCGCATCGAGGTGGAGGTGGTCTCCTCCCCGGAAGACAGTGTGCCCATTCGCAAG GCGGTGACTGCAGGATATTTCTATCACACATCGAGACTGAGCAAAGGCGGCTACAAGACGGTGAAGCACCAGCAGGCGGTCTACACCCATCCCAACAGCTCGCTGTTCGAGGAGCTGCCCCGCTGGCTCATCTACCACGAGCTGGTCTTCACCACCAAGGAGTTCATGAGACAGGTCATTTGCATCTCTCGCTCAAATATCTGCTGCGTTGCAGTAGCTGTGGTCTGTTTTTCAGACGCTTGTTTTCGTGAATgtgaaacacagaaaacagcctctgtttaa
- the LOC133014153 gene encoding uncharacterized protein LOC133014153 isoform X1, with amino-acid sequence MVHADNTRMNFVVPGGDHLVLLNVYTQWMESGFSTQWCYENFIQFRSLRRARDVREQLEGLMDRIEVEVVSSQDSVAIRKDPVVHMLTEQDGARRQRQDELRGARGRPPGAAQRLHTVDGERLLHTVVLRELYPVPLHETSPGRKGAAGGSDGSHRGGGGLLPGRQCAHSQGGDCRIFLSHIETEQRRLQDGEAPAGGLHPSQQLAVRGAAPLAHLPRAGLHHQGVHETGHLHLSLKYLLRCSSCGLFFRRLFS; translated from the exons ATGGTGCACGCCGATAACACCAGGATGAACTTCGTGGTGCCAGGGGGAGACCACCTGGTGCTGCTCAACGTCTACACACAG TGGATGGAGAGCGGCTTCTCCACACAGTGGTGCTACGAGAACTTTATCCAGTTCCGCTCCTTGAGACGAGCCCGGGATGTAAGGGAGCAGCTGGAGGGTCTGATGGATCGCAttgaggtggaggtggtctCCTCCCAGGACAGTGTGGCCATTCGCAAG GACCCAGTCGTTCACATGTTGACCGAACAAGATGGTGCACGCCGACAACGCCAGGATGAACTTCGTGGTGCCAGGGGGAGACCACCTGGTGCTGCTCAACGTCTACACACAG TGGATGGAGAGCGGCTTCTCCACACAGTGGTGCTACGAGAACTTTATCCAGTTCCGCTCCATGAGACGAGCCCGGGACGTAAGGGAGCAGCTGGAGGGTCTGATGGATCGCATCGAGGTGGAGGTGGTCTCCTCCCCGGAAGACAGTGTGCCCATTCGCAAG GCGGTGACTGCAGGATATTTCTATCACACATCGAGACTGAGCAAAGGCGGCTACAAGACGGTGAAGCACCAGCAGGCGGTCTACACCCATCCCAACAGCTCGCTGTTCGAGGAGCTGCCCCGCTGGCTCATCTACCACGAGCTGGTCTTCACCACCAAGGAGTTCATGAGACAGGTCATTTGCATCTCTCGCTCAAATATCTGCTGCGTTGCAGTAGCTGTGGTCTGTTTTTCAGACGCTTGTTTTCGTGA